In one window of Ovis aries strain OAR_USU_Benz2616 breed Rambouillet chromosome 3, ARS-UI_Ramb_v3.0, whole genome shotgun sequence DNA:
- the DCTN1 gene encoding dynactin subunit 1 isoform X5 gives MAQSKRHVYSRTPSGSRMSAEASARPLRVGSRVEVIGKGHRGTVAYVGATLFATGKWVGVILDEAKGKNDGTVQGRKYFTCDEGHGIFVRQSQIQVFEDGADTTSPETPDSSASKVLRREGADSNPKTSKLTTTRRPKPTRPASTGVAGASGSLGPSGSASAGELSSSEPSTPAQTPLAAPIIPTPALTSPGAALPLPSPSKEEEGLRAQVRDLEEKLETLRLKRAEDKAKLKELEKHKIQLEQVQEWKSKMQEQQADLQRRLKEARKEAKEALEAKERYMEEMADTADAIEMATLDKEMAEERAESLQQEAEVLRERVEELTTDLEILKAEIEEKGSDGAASSYQLKQLEEQNARLKDALVRMRDLSSSEKQEHVKLQKLMEKKNQELEVVRQQRERLQEELSQAERTIDELKEQVDAALGAEEMVETLTDRNLDLEEKVRKLKETVGDLEAINEMNDELQENARETELELREQLDMAGAQVRDAQKRVEAAQETVADYQQTIRKYRQLTAHLQDVNRALTNQQEASVERQQQPPPETFDFKIKFAETKAHAKAIEMELRQMEVVQANRHMGLLTAFMPDSFLRPGGDHDCVLVLLLMPRLICKAELIRKQAQEKFELSESCSERPGLRGAAGEQLSFAAGLVYSLSLLQATLHRYEHALSQCSVDVYKKVGSLYPEMSAHERSLDFLIELLHKDQLDETVNVEPLTKAIKYYQHLYSIHLAEQPEDSTMQLADHIKFTQSALDCMSVEVGRLRAFLQGGQEASDIALLLRDLETSCSDTRQFCKKIRRRMPGTDAPGIPSALAFGPQVSDTLLDCRKHLTWVVAVLQEVAAAAAQLIAPLAENEGLPVAALEELAFKASEQIYGAPSSNPYECLRQSCSLLISTMNKLATAMQEGEYDAERPPSKPPPVELRAAALRAEIMDAEGLGLKLEDRETVIKELKKSLKIKGEELSEANVRLSLLEKKLDSAAKDADERIEKVQTRLEETQTLLRKKEKEFEETMDALQADIDQLEAEKAELKQRLNSQSKRTIEGLRGPPPSGIATLVSGIAGEEQQRGGAPGQAPGSVPGPGLVKDSPLLLQQISAMRLHISQLQHENSTLKGAQMKASLAALPPLHVAKLSLPPHEGPGSELAAGALYRKTNQLLETLNQLSACTHVVDITRSNPAAKSPSAQLLEQVAQLKSLSDTIEKLKDEVLKETVSQRPGATVPTDFATFPSSAFLRAKEEQQDDTVYMGKVTFSCAAGLGQRHRLVLTQEQLHQLHDRLIS, from the exons ATGGCCCAGAGCAAGAGGCACGTGTACAGCCGG ACTCCCAGTGGCAGCAGAATGAGTGCTGAGGCAAGTGCCCGGCCCCTGCGAGTGGGCTCCCGTGTGGAGGTGATTGGAAAAGGCCACCGTGGCACCGTGGCCTATGTTGGAGCCACACTCTTTGCTACTGGCAAATGGGTAGGTGTGATCCTGGATGAAGCAAAAGGCAAGAATGATGGAACCGTCCAAGGCAGGAAGTACTTCACTTGCGATGAAGGACATGGCATCTTTGTGCGCCAATCCCAG ATCCAGGTATTTGAAGATGGAGCGGATACTACTTCACCAGAGACACCTGATTCCTCTGCCTCAAAGGTCCTCAGAAGAG AGGGAGCTGACTCAAATCCAAAGACCAGCAAACTG ACTACAACTCGGCGGCCCAAG CCCACCCGCCCAGCCAGCACTGGGGTAGCCGGGGCCAGTGGTTCCCTGGGCCCCTCTGGCTCAGCATCAGCAGGTGAGCTGAGCAGCAGTGAGCCCAGCACCCCGGCTCAGACTCCGCTGGCAGCACCCATCATCCCCACGCCGGCCCTCACCTCTCCTGGAGCAGCACTCCCACTTCCTTCCCCCTCTAAG gaagaggaggggctgAGGGCCCAGGTGCGGGACCTGGAGGAGAAGCTGGAGACCCTGCGGCTGAAACGTGCAGAAGACAAGGCAAAACTGAAAGAGCTGGAGAAACACAAGATCCAGCTGGAGCAGGTGCAGGAATGGAAAAGCAAAATGCAGGAGCAGCAGGCAGACCTGCAGCGGCGCCTCAAGGAGGCTCGGAAG GAAGCCAAGGAGGCCCTAGAGGCAAAGGAACGCTACATGGAGGAGATGGCCGACACTGCTGACGCCATCGAGATGGCCACGCTGGACAAGGAGATGGCCGAAGAACGGGCCGAGTCCCTGCAGCAGGAGGCCGAGGTGCTGCGGGAGCGTGTGGAAGAGCTCACTACCGACTTGGAAATCCTCAAAGCTGAGATTGAAGAGAAGG GCTCAGATGGTGCCGCATCCAGTTACCAGCTCAAGCAGCTTGAGGAGCAGAATGCCCGCTTAAAGGATGCCCTCGTGAG AATGCGGGATCTTTCTTCCTCAGAGAAGCAGGAGCACGTGAAACTCCAGAAGCTCATGGAAAAGAAGAACCAAGAGCTGGAAGTTGTGAGGCAACAGCGGGAGCGTCTGCAGGAGGAGCTGAGCCAGGCAGAGCGCACCATTGATGAGCTCAAGGAGCAG GTGGATGCTGCTCTGGGGGCGGAGGAGATGGTAGAGACGCTGACAGACCGGAACCTGGATCTGGAAGAGAAAGTGCGCAAATTGAAGGAGACGGTGGGGGACTTG GAAGCAATAAATGAAATGAACGATGAACTGCAGGAGAACGCCCGTGAGACGGAACTGGAGCTGCGGGAGCAGCTAGATATGGCGGGTGCCCAGGTACGGGACGCCCAGAAGCGTGTGGAAGCGGCCCAGGAGACAGTCGCAGACTATCAGCAGACCATCAGGAAGTACCGCCAGCTGACTGCCCACCTGCAG GACGTGAATCGGGCACTGACAAACCAGCAGGAAGCGTCTGTGGagaggcagcagcagccacctccAGAGACTTTTGACTTCAAGATCAAGTTTGCCGAGACTAAGGCTCATGCTAAG GCAATTGAGATGGAGTTGAGGCAGATGGAGGTGGTCCAGGCCAACCGGCACATGGGCCTGCTGACAGCCTTCATGCCCGACAGCTTCCTTCGGCCGGGCGGGGACCACGACTGCGTCCTGGTGCTGCTGCTCATGCCTCGACTCATTTGCAAG GCAGAGCTAATCCGGAAGCAGGCCCAGGAAAAGTTTGAACTAAGTGAGAGCTGTTCAGAGCGGCCAGGACTTCGAGGCGCTGCAGGGGAGCAGCTCAGCTTTGCTGCTGGGCTGGTGTATTCACTGAGTTTGCTGCAGGCCACACTCCATCGTTACGAGCA TGCCCTCTCTCAGTGCAGTGTGGACGTGTATAAGAAGGTGGGCAGCCTCTACCCTGAGATGAGTGCCCACGAACGCTCCTTGGACTTCCTCATTGAGCTGCTGCACAAGGATCAGCTGGATGAGACTGTCAACGTAGAGCCTCTCACCAAGGCCATCAAGTACTACCAG CATCTATACAGCATCCACCTTGCTGAACAGCCTGAGGACAGTACCATGCAGCTGGCTGACCACATTAAG TTTACCCAGAGTGCCCTGGACTGCATGAGTGTGGAGGTGGGACGGCTACGGGCCTTCTTGCAG GGTGGACAGGAGGCTTCAGATATTGCCCTCCTGCTCCGGGACCTGGAAACTTCGTGCAGTGATACCCGGCAGTTCTGCAAGAAGATCCGGCGGCGGATGCCAGGGACGGATGCACCTGGGATCCCGTCTGCACTGGCCTTTGGACCACAG GTGTCCGACACACTCCTCGACTGCAGAAAGCATTTGACGTGGGTGGTGGCAGTGCTGCAGGAGGTGGCAGCAGCTGCTGCCCAGCTCATTGCCCCCCTGGCAGAGAACGAGGGACTGCCTGTGGCTGCCCTGGAGGAGCTGGCTTTCAAAGCAAGCGAGCAG ATCTACGGGGCCCCCTCCAGCAACCCCTATGAGTGTCTGCGCCAGTCATGCAGCCTCCTCATCAGCACTATGAACAAGTTGGCCACAGCCATGCAGGAGGGAGAGTACGATGCCGAGCGGCCCCCTAGCAAG CCTCCCCCAGTTGAGCTGCGGGCTGCAGCACTTCGTGCAGAGATCATGGATGCTGAAGGCCTGGGTTTGAAGCTTGAAGATCGAGAGACAGTTATTAAAGAGCTGAAGAAGTCACTGAAGATCAAG GGGGAAGAGCTCAGTGAGGCCAATGTGCGGCTGAGCCTCCTGGAGAAGAAGCTGGACAGTGCTGCCAAGGATGCTGATGAGCGCATTGAGAAAGTCCAGACTCGGCTGGAGGAGACCCAGACACTGCTGCGGAAGAAGGAGAA AGAGTTTGAGGAGACCATGGATGCACTTCAGGCTGACATCGACCAGCTGGAGGCAGAGAAGGCAGAGTTAAAGCAGCGATTGAACAGCCAGTCCAAGCGCACGATTGAGGGGCTGCGGGGGCCCCCTCCCTCGGGTATTGCCACCCTGGTCTCTGGCATTGCTGGGG AAGAACAGCAGCGAG GAGGTGCCCCTGGGCAGGCTCCGGGGTCTGTGCCAGGCCCAGGGCTGGTGAAGGACTCTCCACTGCTGCTTCAGCAGATCTCTGCCATGAGGCTGCACATCTCCCAGCTTCAGCACGAGAACAGCACCCTCAAG GGAGCCCAGATGAAGGCATCCTTAGCAGCCCTGCCCCCTCTGCACGTGGCCAAACTCTCTCTCCCGCCCCACGAGGGCCCTGGCAGCGAGCTTGCTGCTGGAGCGCTGTATCGTAAGACCAACCAGCTGCTGGAGACACTGAATCAGTTGAGCGCATGCACGCACGTAGTGGACATCACTCGCTCCAACCCTG CTGCCAAGAGCCCATCGGCCCAGCTCCTGGAGCAGGTGGCTCAGCTCAAGTCCCTAAGCGACACCATTGAGAAGCTCAAG GATGAGGTTCTTAAGGAGACTGTATCTCAGCGCCCTGGAGCCACGGTCCCCACTGACTTTGCCACCTTCCCTTCATCAGCCTTCCTCAGG GCCAAGGAAGAGCAGCAGGATGACACTGTGTACATGGGCAAAGTGACCTTCTCGTGCGCGGCTGGCCTTGGGCAGCGACACCGGCTGGTGCTCACCCAGGAGCAGCTGCACCAGCTCCACGACCGCCTCATCTCCTAA
- the DCTN1 gene encoding dynactin subunit 1 isoform X14 has protein sequence MSAEASARPLRVGSRVEVIGKGHRGTVAYVGATLFATGKWVGVILDEAKGKNDGTVQGRKYFTCDEGHGIFVRQSQIQVFEDGADTTSPETPDSSASKVLRREGADSNPKTSKLPTRPASTGVAGASGSLGPSGSASAGELSSSEPSTPAQTPLAAPIIPTPALTSPGAALPLPSPSKEEEGLRAQVRDLEEKLETLRLKRAEDKAKLKELEKHKIQLEQVQEWKSKMQEQQADLQRRLKEARKEAKEALEAKERYMEEMADTADAIEMATLDKEMAEERAESLQQEAEVLRERVEELTTDLEILKAEIEEKGSDGAASSYQLKQLEEQNARLKDALVRMRDLSSSEKQEHVKLQKLMEKKNQELEVVRQQRERLQEELSQAERTIDELKEQVDAALGAEEMVETLTDRNLDLEEKVRKLKETVGDLEAINEMNDELQENARETELELREQLDMAGAQVRDAQKRVEAAQETVADYQQTIRKYRQLTAHLQDVNRALTNQQEASVERQQQPPPETFDFKIKFAETKAHAKAIEMELRQMEVVQANRHMGLLTAFMPDSFLRPGGDHDCVLVLLLMPRLICKAELIRKQAQEKFELSESCSERPGLRGAAGEQLSFAAGLVYSLSLLQATLHRYEHALSQCSVDVYKKVGSLYPEMSAHERSLDFLIELLHKDQLDETVNVEPLTKAIKYYQHLYSIHLAEQPEDSTMQLADHIKFTQSALDCMSVEVGRLRAFLQGGQEASDIALLLRDLETSCSDTRQFCKKIRRRMPGTDAPGIPSALAFGPQVSDTLLDCRKHLTWVVAVLQEVAAAAAQLIAPLAENEGLPVAALEELAFKASEQIYGAPSSNPYECLRQSCSLLISTMNKLATAMQEGEYDAERPPSKPPPVELRAAALRAEIMDAEGLGLKLEDRETVIKELKKSLKIKGEELSEANVRLSLLEKKLDSAAKDADERIEKVQTRLEETQTLLRKKEKEFEETMDALQADIDQLEAEKAELKQRLNSQSKRTIEGLRGPPPSGIATLVSGIAGGGAPGQAPGSVPGPGLVKDSPLLLQQISAMRLHISQLQHENSTLKGAQMKASLAALPPLHVAKLSLPPHEGPGSELAAGALYRKTNQLLETLNQLSACTHVVDITRSNPAAKSPSAQLLEQVAQLKSLSDTIEKLKDEVLKETVSQRPGATVPTDFATFPSSAFLRAKEEQQDDTVYMGKVTFSCAAGLGQRHRLVLTQEQLHQLHDRLIS, from the exons ATGAGTGCTGAGGCAAGTGCCCGGCCCCTGCGAGTGGGCTCCCGTGTGGAGGTGATTGGAAAAGGCCACCGTGGCACCGTGGCCTATGTTGGAGCCACACTCTTTGCTACTGGCAAATGGGTAGGTGTGATCCTGGATGAAGCAAAAGGCAAGAATGATGGAACCGTCCAAGGCAGGAAGTACTTCACTTGCGATGAAGGACATGGCATCTTTGTGCGCCAATCCCAG ATCCAGGTATTTGAAGATGGAGCGGATACTACTTCACCAGAGACACCTGATTCCTCTGCCTCAAAGGTCCTCAGAAGAG AGGGAGCTGACTCAAATCCAAAGACCAGCAAACTG CCCACCCGCCCAGCCAGCACTGGGGTAGCCGGGGCCAGTGGTTCCCTGGGCCCCTCTGGCTCAGCATCAGCAGGTGAGCTGAGCAGCAGTGAGCCCAGCACCCCGGCTCAGACTCCGCTGGCAGCACCCATCATCCCCACGCCGGCCCTCACCTCTCCTGGAGCAGCACTCCCACTTCCTTCCCCCTCTAAG gaagaggaggggctgAGGGCCCAGGTGCGGGACCTGGAGGAGAAGCTGGAGACCCTGCGGCTGAAACGTGCAGAAGACAAGGCAAAACTGAAAGAGCTGGAGAAACACAAGATCCAGCTGGAGCAGGTGCAGGAATGGAAAAGCAAAATGCAGGAGCAGCAGGCAGACCTGCAGCGGCGCCTCAAGGAGGCTCGGAAG GAAGCCAAGGAGGCCCTAGAGGCAAAGGAACGCTACATGGAGGAGATGGCCGACACTGCTGACGCCATCGAGATGGCCACGCTGGACAAGGAGATGGCCGAAGAACGGGCCGAGTCCCTGCAGCAGGAGGCCGAGGTGCTGCGGGAGCGTGTGGAAGAGCTCACTACCGACTTGGAAATCCTCAAAGCTGAGATTGAAGAGAAGG GCTCAGATGGTGCCGCATCCAGTTACCAGCTCAAGCAGCTTGAGGAGCAGAATGCCCGCTTAAAGGATGCCCTCGTGAG AATGCGGGATCTTTCTTCCTCAGAGAAGCAGGAGCACGTGAAACTCCAGAAGCTCATGGAAAAGAAGAACCAAGAGCTGGAAGTTGTGAGGCAACAGCGGGAGCGTCTGCAGGAGGAGCTGAGCCAGGCAGAGCGCACCATTGATGAGCTCAAGGAGCAG GTGGATGCTGCTCTGGGGGCGGAGGAGATGGTAGAGACGCTGACAGACCGGAACCTGGATCTGGAAGAGAAAGTGCGCAAATTGAAGGAGACGGTGGGGGACTTG GAAGCAATAAATGAAATGAACGATGAACTGCAGGAGAACGCCCGTGAGACGGAACTGGAGCTGCGGGAGCAGCTAGATATGGCGGGTGCCCAGGTACGGGACGCCCAGAAGCGTGTGGAAGCGGCCCAGGAGACAGTCGCAGACTATCAGCAGACCATCAGGAAGTACCGCCAGCTGACTGCCCACCTGCAG GACGTGAATCGGGCACTGACAAACCAGCAGGAAGCGTCTGTGGagaggcagcagcagccacctccAGAGACTTTTGACTTCAAGATCAAGTTTGCCGAGACTAAGGCTCATGCTAAG GCAATTGAGATGGAGTTGAGGCAGATGGAGGTGGTCCAGGCCAACCGGCACATGGGCCTGCTGACAGCCTTCATGCCCGACAGCTTCCTTCGGCCGGGCGGGGACCACGACTGCGTCCTGGTGCTGCTGCTCATGCCTCGACTCATTTGCAAG GCAGAGCTAATCCGGAAGCAGGCCCAGGAAAAGTTTGAACTAAGTGAGAGCTGTTCAGAGCGGCCAGGACTTCGAGGCGCTGCAGGGGAGCAGCTCAGCTTTGCTGCTGGGCTGGTGTATTCACTGAGTTTGCTGCAGGCCACACTCCATCGTTACGAGCA TGCCCTCTCTCAGTGCAGTGTGGACGTGTATAAGAAGGTGGGCAGCCTCTACCCTGAGATGAGTGCCCACGAACGCTCCTTGGACTTCCTCATTGAGCTGCTGCACAAGGATCAGCTGGATGAGACTGTCAACGTAGAGCCTCTCACCAAGGCCATCAAGTACTACCAG CATCTATACAGCATCCACCTTGCTGAACAGCCTGAGGACAGTACCATGCAGCTGGCTGACCACATTAAG TTTACCCAGAGTGCCCTGGACTGCATGAGTGTGGAGGTGGGACGGCTACGGGCCTTCTTGCAG GGTGGACAGGAGGCTTCAGATATTGCCCTCCTGCTCCGGGACCTGGAAACTTCGTGCAGTGATACCCGGCAGTTCTGCAAGAAGATCCGGCGGCGGATGCCAGGGACGGATGCACCTGGGATCCCGTCTGCACTGGCCTTTGGACCACAG GTGTCCGACACACTCCTCGACTGCAGAAAGCATTTGACGTGGGTGGTGGCAGTGCTGCAGGAGGTGGCAGCAGCTGCTGCCCAGCTCATTGCCCCCCTGGCAGAGAACGAGGGACTGCCTGTGGCTGCCCTGGAGGAGCTGGCTTTCAAAGCAAGCGAGCAG ATCTACGGGGCCCCCTCCAGCAACCCCTATGAGTGTCTGCGCCAGTCATGCAGCCTCCTCATCAGCACTATGAACAAGTTGGCCACAGCCATGCAGGAGGGAGAGTACGATGCCGAGCGGCCCCCTAGCAAG CCTCCCCCAGTTGAGCTGCGGGCTGCAGCACTTCGTGCAGAGATCATGGATGCTGAAGGCCTGGGTTTGAAGCTTGAAGATCGAGAGACAGTTATTAAAGAGCTGAAGAAGTCACTGAAGATCAAG GGGGAAGAGCTCAGTGAGGCCAATGTGCGGCTGAGCCTCCTGGAGAAGAAGCTGGACAGTGCTGCCAAGGATGCTGATGAGCGCATTGAGAAAGTCCAGACTCGGCTGGAGGAGACCCAGACACTGCTGCGGAAGAAGGAGAA AGAGTTTGAGGAGACCATGGATGCACTTCAGGCTGACATCGACCAGCTGGAGGCAGAGAAGGCAGAGTTAAAGCAGCGATTGAACAGCCAGTCCAAGCGCACGATTGAGGGGCTGCGGGGGCCCCCTCCCTCGGGTATTGCCACCCTGGTCTCTGGCATTGCTGGGG GAGGTGCCCCTGGGCAGGCTCCGGGGTCTGTGCCAGGCCCAGGGCTGGTGAAGGACTCTCCACTGCTGCTTCAGCAGATCTCTGCCATGAGGCTGCACATCTCCCAGCTTCAGCACGAGAACAGCACCCTCAAG GGAGCCCAGATGAAGGCATCCTTAGCAGCCCTGCCCCCTCTGCACGTGGCCAAACTCTCTCTCCCGCCCCACGAGGGCCCTGGCAGCGAGCTTGCTGCTGGAGCGCTGTATCGTAAGACCAACCAGCTGCTGGAGACACTGAATCAGTTGAGCGCATGCACGCACGTAGTGGACATCACTCGCTCCAACCCTG CTGCCAAGAGCCCATCGGCCCAGCTCCTGGAGCAGGTGGCTCAGCTCAAGTCCCTAAGCGACACCATTGAGAAGCTCAAG GATGAGGTTCTTAAGGAGACTGTATCTCAGCGCCCTGGAGCCACGGTCCCCACTGACTTTGCCACCTTCCCTTCATCAGCCTTCCTCAGG GCCAAGGAAGAGCAGCAGGATGACACTGTGTACATGGGCAAAGTGACCTTCTCGTGCGCGGCTGGCCTTGGGCAGCGACACCGGCTGGTGCTCACCCAGGAGCAGCTGCACCAGCTCCACGACCGCCTCATCTCCTAA